A section of the Burkholderia mallei ATCC 23344 genome encodes:
- a CDS encoding DUF4390 domain-containing protein has protein sequence MTIKRFFPLRLAAVLWVALTLCLAAVPAARADTIAVQRASLQSDGSGWSLDARFDFELNSSLEDAVNKGVPLYFTTDFELSRARWYWFDEQPVSVSQTIRLSFQPLTREYRVSTGGLQLGFPSLKEALAVVKHVTSWHVIDKGQVRPGETYTASVRMQLDTALMPKPFQVDAVNNRDWNLVSDWKRFIFTVAERAK, from the coding sequence GTGACGATCAAACGCTTCTTTCCACTCCGGCTCGCGGCCGTGCTCTGGGTCGCGCTGACGCTGTGCCTCGCTGCCGTTCCTGCCGCGCGCGCCGATACGATCGCCGTGCAGCGCGCGTCGCTGCAATCGGACGGCAGCGGCTGGAGCCTCGACGCGCGTTTCGACTTCGAGCTCAACAGCAGCCTCGAGGATGCGGTCAACAAAGGCGTTCCGCTTTACTTCACGACCGATTTCGAACTGAGCCGCGCGCGCTGGTATTGGTTCGACGAGCAACCGGTGTCGGTGTCGCAGACGATCCGCCTGTCGTTCCAGCCGCTCACGCGCGAATACCGCGTATCGACGGGCGGCCTGCAGCTCGGCTTTCCGTCGCTGAAGGAGGCGCTCGCGGTGGTCAAGCACGTGACGTCCTGGCATGTGATCGACAAGGGCCAGGTGCGCCCGGGCGAGACGTACACGGCGTCGGTGCGGATGCAGCTCGATACCGCGCTGATGCCCAAGCCGTTCCAGGTCGACGCGGTGAACAACCGCGACTGGAATCTCGTTTCCGATTGGAAGCGTTTCATTTTCACGGTGGCCGAGCGTGCTAAGTAA